In the genome of Mycobacteriales bacterium, the window GGGGCCGGGGGAGCGGCGACCGGGGCGGGGTCGGGCGCGGGGGCGGCCGCGACCGGCTCAGGGGTGGGCTCGGGGGTGGGCTCGGGCTCCGGGGCAGGGGCCGGGGCGGCCTCGGCAGCAGGGGCCTCGGCAGCAGGGGCCTCAGCAGCAGGAGCGGCGGCGGGGGCCTCGGCGCCGTCGCTGATCACGGCCAGCTCGACGCCGACCTCGACGGTCTCGTCCTCCTGCACCTTGATGGAGGTGAGGACACCGGCGGCGGGCGACGGGATCTCGGTGTCGACCTTGTCGGTGGAGACCTCGAGCAGCGGCTCGTCGACCGCGACCGTCTCGCCCTCCTTCTTCAGCCAGCGGGTGACGGTGCCCTCGGTGACGCTCTCGCCGAGGCGGGGCATGGTGACGGAGACGGCCATGGGGTGCGAGAGCTCCTCGAGAAGTCGGACGGTGCGGTCAGGAGTGGCTGTGGAGGGGCTTGCCCGCGAGAGCCAGGTGGGCCTCGCCGACAGCCTCGGACATCGTGGGGTGCGGGTGGATGAGCTGCGCGACCTCGCTGGGCAGCGCCTCCCAGTTGGTGATGAGCTGCGCCTCGGCGATGAGCTCGCCGACGCGCTCGCCCACCATGTGGACGCCCAGGACGGGGCCGTCCTTCTGGGCGATGACCTTCACGGCACCTGCGGTGCCGAGGATGCGGGCCTTGCCGTTGCCGGCCAAGTCGTAGACGGCCTCGATCACGTCGTACCCGCGCTCCTGGGCCTGCTTCGACGTGATGCCGACCGAGGCGACCTCGGGGTGGCTGTAGGTGACGCGCGGGACGCCGTCGTAGTCGACGGGGGTCACGGGCAGGCCGGCCAGGCGCTCCGCGACGAGGATGCCCTCGGCGAAGCCGACGTGGGCGAGCTGCAGCGTAGGGATGAGGTCGCCGACCGCGCTGATCGTGGGGACGGAGGTCTGGCAGTAGCCGTCGACCTTGACGAAGCCGCGGTCGACCTCGACGCCGACCTGCTCGTAGCCGAGGTCGGCCGACACCGGGCCGCGGCCGATCGCGACGAGCAGCAGCTCGGCCTCGATGGACTTGCC includes:
- a CDS encoding biotin/lipoyl-containing protein; translation: MAVSVTMPRLGESVTEGTVTRWLKKEGETVAVDEPLLEVSTDKVDTEIPSPAAGVLTSIKVQEDETVEVGVELAVISDGAEAPAAAPAAEAPAAEAPAAEAAPAPAPEPEPTPEPTPEPVAAAPAPDPAPVAAPPAP